One Coffea eugenioides isolate CCC68of chromosome 2, Ceug_1.0, whole genome shotgun sequence genomic window, ATAAGAAGAGAAGGGTGTGCTGATTTAAAAGGATAAAGTTATTGGAGCATTGAACAGAGATTGTTTGGTAATGattcaaaaggaaaagcaaagcAGACAATGCAGAAATAGAGGGGGTCACAAAGCTGGTGCTGGAGAGGCTAAATTTAGCAGTTTTGATAACTGCTAAATTTAGTTTTGTTTGATAAAAAGAAGTGGAGGATACTTGGCTGGTATCCTTTCCAAGTCAGAAATGTATATTGTATAAATATGCTTCTCCCTTCCCAAGTGACGTTTGAAAGTGTAAATGGATAATACAAGATTGACATTAGTTTTTATTAGTTCATTGTTTCAAAGCTTAAAACAGGATAAAAAGTTTAAGCTGTTGCTTTAGTAATAAATACTGAATTTGTAGCAATGAGGCCCAAAAAGAAGATACAAAGGAACAAATATTGGAAGTAGTATGCACGTGAAAGACAATATACGAATCATGCAAGTAAAATTTATCATAATCAAATTTTGGTAAAGAAACTGTTTGGAAGTTTTCAATTCTCCAAATGTTTGTCTCTGTATAGTGAAAGTTAAGTTCAATGAAAAAATGGTATGGGCAACATAAAAGATATTTATGAAAAAAGGAACCAACAAATAGAAACATGGAAAATTGAAGAGCCTGTCTGGGTTGAAGATTATCTCGAAAGGTTTTTCATGTTAGTATAGTAGCAATTTTCACAATGTGATAGAACATGTAAGTCGTTCCatatttcatgaaataaatGGAATAACAGATATTGAAAGATCAGTATAATTATCCGCTGCAGTTTTTCAATAAGGATACATTTTCTGACCAACTTGCTGAAATGCAGGTTCTAAAGTTTTCACAGAGCTAGATACCTTATCAAATGCTTTTTGCTGCTAACTCTTTGAAGAAAATAGCGAACAAGACTTTTAAAGCTTAAAGGTCCGGTAGTCTTCAAATTCTGAACGGCGCCTACACAAAAGAAAGAGCAGCAGACAGGCTTAGCAAGAATAGAAAACAATATCAAGTCAAAAGTCAAGTTCTATATCACCAGTATTTGCTACAAAGTAAATTGCAAAGTAAATGCACATATATATTGTTAACGAAGAAAACTTTGGTAGTGCAAAAGCTTAGTAATACCTGTTGGCTGATGATTGACATGACCTAAAGAGTGTTTCGCAATATGATTGTGACAAAACAAAGTAGGCAGTCCTGATAAAAAGCAAATGCTTGGTTACATTTGAATATCTGCATCAGCACACGATAAAGTGGAAACATCACTGAAGGCATTATAAAGCATGACAAAATTACCTGATACATGCTGTGAAGATTCATAAAGATACTTATAACACTCGCTGCAGATTGGAAGCTCACTTGTTTATCTACTCTTCCATATCCTATTTCTCTGCTTCCTGCAGATCCAACATACCAATAAGGAAAAatttaaacctttttttttcgaaaatcAAGAACATGATCACAAAATCAAGCCTTttttgcaagaaagaaaaataaaaaaatttaaattccttTTTCTGCAAGAGGAGAACCCATTGAAAAAATGGAGCATTTTCGtccaaaaaagaaacaaataacaaaatcaaaattttttgaaaaacggAGACCCAATACATTAGGTTTCAGAATTCACAAAGAAATGAGGAACAAAAATTACATGTTGCAATTAGAGGGGTAGACAAAATTTGCCTTCAGTTTGAGAATTTTTACATATGTATACCTCTAGGAGGATTTTTCACATCATGTGAAACACTGGCTTTCATTGTATACCGAGGTATTATTATAGATATACCTTCTTCAAATGTTGACAATACAGAAACATGTTTCTTTAGCTTGCCTTCTGACTGAGTAATGACTTTAAACAAAAAGTTATCTTCGGAATTTTGTTGTACAACTGGTTCAATAGCAATACATTGTTGCCTATCAGCCCTTTTTTTTCCATTCTGTTGTAGAAGTGGCTCAATAACAATAGGCTGCTGGTTATTGTAGTCACTGTTTTGCAGCAGCTCATATGAAACTGGAACTTCTTCTACACCTATAACAGTGCAACGTTCAGTATAGCAGTGCAACGTCAGACAAAGACCACGTTCAAGTAAAGTCTGGATATGAGTTAAAAGCTTTTGATAATTTACACTGTGTTCATCATAATGAAAATTACAGTTTTGAGTAAAATAGTGGTGTGGTTTGAAAATTACACTGGAATGATTTCTTCATTCACATTTATTTCTTACAGAATTTGGTCTGAATTTACACAAAGATTTTTAATCAACTATTTAAGCTAGTCAAGCAGGAGACTGAATAGATTAATATAAAGGCAAAACATGAAACATATATACAACAGCTTTTACTTTCTTATTGGTTTATAGAAGACCTTGATGTAGCTGCTTTTCTTGCTTTCTCTTTTGATAAGCTTCGCTCTGTGTGACTCGACGAGCTTCTTTTTGTTCCACTGATAAGCAAGCATATCTTTCTCTTAATTTTCAATTGCGAAGAATCTTCTTATTCGTCAAATTTGCAAACGCATCACTTGTAGACATTGTACACTAAATATCCAAAGTTAACAGTAAGCATGACAATAGCAGGCCGATTAAATTCGAAAAGGCAGCAAAATGCAAAATCTAGTTTAAAGGTGATAGCATAAATAAGGCCAAAAAACAAGGATTTTTGGAAAGGAATAACAAAGCCACCAGGATAAAGCAGGAATATGCAAGCACTTACAAGGTATCCACTTGCAAGAAACCGATATTGAAGGGAATCTCACCAGTCAATTGATTATACGACAAATCCCTAGGAATGATGCAAAAGCCAGTTCAAATTTCAAAACACTAAAAccaattcaaaatttggttcaAGCGTTTTTGTCGAGGTACATACAAAACCTGGAAGGCTGTACAATTTCCAATATTCTCTGGAATAGAACCAGTCAAGCTGTTGTTTCGGACATCACTGAACAGACAACTGAAACACATGAGCAATGAACCTGATCTGATGTAGCAGGCTGGTGATATATCAAGTTTGATATAAAGCACAGGTGACTTACAAGTACCACAGGCCCATGAGCTGACACATATTTGGCGAGAGAGTTCCGCCCAACTTGTTCCCACGCAAACCCCTGTAAGAGCACATAGCCGCACACGTTTTTAAACTAAACTTGGATGCAGAACTTAAAAAAATAGTTCATTAAAACATAGTAGTACTTGAATACACTTAAAATCCAAATTACTGTACTCACAAATATTGCAGTACTTCATTCCAATATATGAGTCTTGGTATTTCTCCGCTCAAACTATTTTGTGCCAAGTCACTGGAATGGTACAGTTTCTGACGTTAAGTACCAAAAGCTTaagtagaagaaaaaaaaaactctcattTCCTCTAGAGATTAAATTACTCTAAGACCAGTAATATCTTGAACATACAGAACTTTCAAGTTAGGAATCTGAGATAGTGTAGAAGGAATTGGACCAATCAACTGATTATTTTTCAAGATCCTGGCACCCACACAAATAATAACTGGTTTCAGATACCAAGCCAGATTATAGCAAAGAAAAGTTGCGCAAGAAAGTATGTTGACACAATTTTCGTAAATAGTCTACAACTGTGAAACAAACTTACAAGAATTCTAGTTGTTTCAGCTTGGAGATTGAAAGGGAATATCCCCATACAGCTCGTTGAAGGAAAAATCCCTGGTCACAAGTATCCAGTAAAGGTttaacccaaaaacaaaaacaaaaaaaaaaaactgagcaCAATTTGAAGGACATCTAAAAAGACTTAATCAAGTAGAAATGGCTGCATAGGTTCTACATGCCCTAGCAAATGTACTAATGTAGCTACATTAAATAAATGTTAAGTCTAATCAGGAGCTTACAAGCTTGTCAAAGCAGAACAATCACCAATCTCGTCTGGGATTTGTCCAGAAAGACGATTTCCCCTTAGATCACTGTCACATTGTTATGTGAAATCAATTTCCATAATAGTAACTTGTAAAAATGAAATCCAAAGATAAAGAGTAAAGCTACAAGCTTGAAGACAGTACATTGAAAGCAGTAAAGCACCAGGCTTGTTTATTCAGGGTCCAATCTCCCTGCACAATTCAAACATAAGAGTCATATAATATTTGATCATACAAGCATCCAAGTCAAATAATAATTGGGTTTTTGAACATTCTCATTCCAAATGATTTGAGAGATGTTAATATCTTTATGACTACGGAATAAGAAGGGTATATTAATGCAATTAAGGATAAATGTACCTGAGATTGAGGATCATTTGCAATTCGCCTTTCAGCATGCAAATATATTTCATATTGCTTGAGGATAGTTCCATGCTGTTGGATTAGCAAATCCAAGGAGTAAATTTCAGCATTATATGGATTTTATATAATCTTTGGGAAAATTATTTTATACCAGATTCTAATCCTCAAATGTCAGAAAATCTGTAAATTCCTTCATATTATGATGCAATAGCTCCGCCACGGTCTCATGTTTCCTCAATAAGAAATCGAAAATCgttaaaataaaaagagaacaTACAAGTACATCAACTCAAGAAACATGGTAAAAATTAATAGTTTTAGACGGACACATAGGCATCAATGTTGTTGCAGACAGTACCTTCTTTGAAGCAGATGAAGAAGCCTAAAGCTTACAATTTTTTGTCCTCCCAATCTCTCATAATatgtttattcatttttcctttttctttgctttCGTCCTTGCTCCTTGCACATCCAAACATAAATAAAATTCGGAACTTATTTTCAAAATCCACAATACTTTAGCAAACATCAAGAATTCAATCACACTAAGATATCCGTTTTGcaaaaacaaatttcagcaaaagAATCAAACCTTTTTTTTCCTAAGAACAAAAACCCATTAAGAAAATCAGTagttctttccaaaaaaaaaaagaagcaaaatcaataaCCTAGTAGAGAAAGAGCAGGCGGTTGAGtttttgtaaattttgttcTCGCAATAATTGGATAAAACACTCATTGAAGATTTACCTCTTGAGAACCCAACAAAAGGGAAACGGAAGCACATGAGGCAATGGTTTGATAAGGCGCAGATCGTCTGATAAGGCCACCAGTTGAATTTTGTACATGTGAGTAGTAAATTGGCTTGAATTAGTAATGGCCGACAGAATTCAGAAAAACGGTCTCCAAGACAATTTTTCAATTTCCCACACCAAAAGTAAAAAGCTATTGCAAAATGACATTGTTAGACATGAGTTGAAAATATATAGTCCATTCAATGAATATTTTGAGGGATGAAAATGTaattaaacaagagaaaattattTGGCTGATATCACATCTCATTAATGCTTCTTGTAAATGCTGCAAAACAGCAAATGTTCCACTGGCATCGGCTAAGCtaaggctttgtttggattgccagttttcgtcgaaaaattacgtcgttttccgtgatcacatttccctattaccttttttcctcacatacatcaaatcgctacagtattttttccatgaaaaatcacggaaaatgcaatccaaacacaacctaagCCTTGCAATAACCAACAAGTAGTTTCAATAGCTCTTGAACAGAACAAACGAGCAGATGAACAACCAAACGTCTTGGCTAATGGAAAAAAGAACAACCAAAAGGCTTTAAGGACAAAAATGCCCCTGAAGTGAGCAGATGAAATTttatggacaaaaatgcccaATGAACAGGACCAAAACGTCTTCTTATAAGATATACTAGGGTCTGCTTCCCACGCAAGGCGTGGGAACTTTAGACCTGTTAGTAAGGTTCCCTGCCATGCAGAAGCAGTATATTTATTAGTTGATAAGAGGAGCTCAGTATTGATAAAAAAGATGCTTGATTTTTTTATTCCTAAACTGGATAATGTTTTTGATGATTGTAGTTTTTAGAGTTGGTTTTTCTCCATCTTTATCATCAGATTTAGCCTTCCCATAAGTTTGATTTGTAGATACTAATTGTGTTCTGTCTCTTTGTTACTTTCCGTGCATTTTGCTTTGGTATGTGTGGACAAAAATGGCTATAGGAATTACTCATAGTATCAAGAGGATTGGTTGTAATAAGTAAGATCAGGTGCAAGTGCATTAACTTGGTTCCTCAATAAAgtaattttacaaaaaaatccCTTataaagaagcaaaagaaagaaggggAAGAAATAAAAGTTGAAGTTAGGAGGGAGTTGAACTGCAACAAACCACAACAAATTGGAATCTGCAAGATTTGGAGGCTATGAATCATATCAAAAGCAACTTGTATAAGATTACATGCGACAGCATGGTTCCAAAATATTTATAGTTAATTAATAAGGAGCTTCAAGGTAGACTTACATGTATCAATTACAATGGAAACAGTGATAGATTGCAGGAGAAGAGACACAATAGAGTAATGCAATTGACAAGTTCAACACATAAATCAGAAATATCAGAAACATGTCATTTAACTTCTATTCAGCAGCTAGACCTTAGCCAAAGAGAAGCAAAGACACATTTTTTATTGAGAACacggaaggaaaaaaaaagttgtcatgCGTATGCATGTAAAAGGTAATAAAGAAAAGTACGTGTCTTTAATACAACAAATCACACCTTCCTTTACTCTGCATCTTTTGGTGGAGGCCAAAACAATGAGGAGAACTGAAGCCCATCTATCCACCTCTCGCATGAAGCAGCCATATAAGTATCTAGACAGTACCTTCTATACTTAGAAGATGTCATGAAGAAGAACAGCCATAAGCCCCATTACAAGAACTACTAATCAAGTATCAAAAGACAGTAATTCAGGAGTTTGAATATTATACTCTTCATATAATTGTGTGGCACCTCTGTGAGAAGCAAATGTGACAGATTAGCTTGCATTGCAGAGCAAAACACTATGACGAAAATTTGTGTCTGCATAGCATGTAAAGATACATTAGAAGAGCTAATTAGAAGTGCAAATGTATAAGACATTTGCTGCAGAATTTTACTTAGAAAGATAGAAATAAACATTTTGAGTTAGACGTTATTAAGCATGCATAGGTCATGGCTATAAGCTACTTCTACTTCTGAATTATGCCATTGATGAATTTATTCCTGTTAAGCTATGAGACTGAATAAAAGTAAACTGCCTCTTTGCATGAATCAAAGAACTGTACACTTAGTAAGTTTTAGAAACAGGACAGAGATGAATTGCAGAATGTGAATTGATAGGAATATCTTTGTAACCTTTCTTTGAGACAAAACATAGAACTTTGGATTATACTAAAGAGAAATGATAACAAGTGTGTAATTTTAATACTTATTTGTAGACAGTTATTTTAACACTCATTATGTTCTAAACAGAAGAACAGATCAATGATGGTAGAATGTGCTACAATATGTGAATGATGGCAAAGCTGAAGGCTATCTATTGATATATGAATTGATCAAATTGAGAGAGATAGATCCAGAAGTTATCAGTAAAAAAAAAGGCTTAGCAGTATTAGTTTGAACCTTTAGCAGCATACCAAACAAACATGTGGATTGTATGATTTAGAGATAACCAACTGCAAGAGCTACACCATAACGAACATGTGGATTGTATGATTCAGAGATAAAGAAGATGATTTGAAGAGTCTGCATTTTAAGGTTAGCAACTCAATCAAATAGATTGTTcaatatttggatttttgttgattttgataTGTGAAAATATAAAGCATAAGCATCATAACAATAAGAAGAGAAGGGTGTGCTGATTTAAAAGGATAAAGTTATTGGAGCATTGAACAGAGATTGTTTGGTAATGattcaaaaggaaaagcaaagcAGACAATGCAGAAATAGAGGGGGTCACAAAGCTGGTGCTGGAGAGGCTAAATTTAGCAGTTTTGATAACTGCTAAATTTAGTTTTGTTTGATAAAAAGAAGTGGAGGATACTTGGCTGGTATCCTTTCCAAGTCAGAAATGTATATTGTATAAATATGCTTCTCCCTTCCCAAGTGACGTTTGAAAGTGTAAATGGATAATACAAGATTGACATTAGTTTTTATTAGTTCATTGTTTCAAAGCTTAAAACAGGATAAAAAGTTTAAGCTGTTGCTTTAGTAATAAATACTGAATTTGTAGCAATGAGGCCCAAAAAGAAGATACAAAGGAACAAATATTGGAAGTAGTATGCACGTGAAAGACAATATACGAATCATGCAAGTAAAATTTATCATAATCAAATTTTGGTAAAGAAACTGTTTGGAAGTTTTCAATTCTCCAAATGTTTGTCTCTGTATAGTGAAAGTTAAGTTCAATGAAAAAATGGTATGGGCAACATAAAAGATATTTATGAAAAAAGGAACCAACAAATAGAAACATGGAAAATTGAAGAGCCTGTCTGGGTTGAAGATTATCTCGAAAGGTTTTTCATGTTAGTATAGTAGCAATTTTCACAATGTGATAGAACATGTAAGTCGTTCCatatttcatgaaataaatGGAATAACAGATATTGAAAGATCAGTATAATTATCCGCTGCAGTTTTTCAATAAGGATACATTTTCTGACCAACTTGCTGAAATGCAGGTTCTAAAGTTTTCACAGAGCTAGATACCTTATCAAATGCTTTTTGCTGCTAACTCTTTGAAGAAAATAGCGAACAAGACTTTTAAAGCTTAAAGGTCCGGTAGTCTTCAAATTCTGAACGGCGCCTACACAAAAGAAAGAGCAGCAGACAGGCTTAGCAAGAATAGAAAACAATATCAAGTCAAAAGTCAAGTTCTATATCACCAGTATTTGCTACAAAGTAAATTGCAAAGTAAATGCACATATATATTGTTAACGAAGAAAACTTTGGTAGTGCAAAAGCTTAGTAATACCTGTTGGCTGATGATTGACATGACCTAAAGAGTGTTTCGCAATATGATTGTGACAAAACAAAGTAGGCAGTCCTGATAAAAAGCAAATGCTTGGTTACATTTGAATATCTGCATCAGCACACGATAAAGTGGAAACATCACTGAAGGCATTATAAAGCATGACAAAATTACCTGATACATGCTGTGAAGATTCATAAAGATACTTATAACACTCGCTGCAGATTGGAAGCTCACTTGTTTATCTACTCTTCCATATCCTATTTCTCTGCTTCCTGCAGATCCAACATACCAATAAGGAAAAatttaaaccttttttttttcgaaaatcAAGAACATGATCACAAAATCAAGCCTTttttgcaagaaagaaaaataaaaaaatttaaattccttTTTCTGCAAGAGGAGAACCCATTGAAAAAATGGAGCATTTTCGtccaaaaaagaaacaaataacaaaatcaaaattttttgaaaaacggAGACCCAATACATTAGGTTTCAGAATTCACAAAGAAATGAGGAACAAAAATTACATGTTGCAATTAGAGGGGTAGACAAAATTTGCCTTCAGTTTGAGAATTTTTACATATGTATACCTCTAGGAGGATTTTTCACATCATGTGAAACACTGGCTTTCATTGTATACCGAGGTATTATTATAGATATACCTTCTTCAAATGTTGACAATACAGAAACATGTTTCTTTAGCTTGCCTTCTGACTGAGTAATGACTTTAAACAAAAAGTTATCTTCGGAATTTTGTTGTACAACTGGTTCAATAGCAATACATTGTTGCCTATCAGCCCTTTTTTTTCCATTCTGTTGTAGAAGTGGCTCAATAACAATAGGCTGCTGGTTATTGTAGTCACTGTTTTGCAGCAGCTCATATGAAACTGGAACTTCTTCTACACCTATAACAGTGTAACGTTCAGTATAGCAGTGCAACGTCAGATAAAAGATCACGTTCAAGTAAAGTCTGGATATGAGTTAAAAGCTTTTGATAATTTACACTGTGTTCATCATAATGAAAATTACAGTTTTGAGTAAAATACTGGTGTGGTTTGAAAATTACACTGGAATGATTTCTTCATTCACATTTATTTCTTACAGAATTTGGTCTGAATTTACACAAAGATTTTTAATCAACTATTTAAGCTAGTCAAGCAGGAGACTGAATAGATTAATATAAAGGCAGAACATGAAACATATATACAACAGCTTTTACTTTCTTATTGGTTTATAGAAGACCTTGATGTAGCTGCTTTTCTTGCTTTCTCTTTTGGTAAGCTTCGCTCTGTGTGACTCGACGAGCTTCTTTTTGTTCCACTGATAAGCAAGCATATCTTTCTCTTAATTTTCAATTGCGAAGAATCTTCTTATTCGTCAAATTTGCAAACGCATCACTTGTAGACATTGTACACTAAATATCCAAAGTTAACAGTAAGCATGACAATAGCAGGCCGATTAAATTCGAAAAGGCAGCAAAATGCAAAATCTAGTTTAAAGGTGATAGCATAAATAAGGCCAAAAAACAAGGATTTTTGGAAAGGAATAACAAAGCCACCAGGATAAAGCAGGAATATGCAAGCACTTACAAGGTATCCACTTGCAAGAAACCGATATTGAAGGGAATCTCACCAGTCAATTGATTATACGACAAATCCCTAGGAATGATGCAAAAGCCAGTTCAAATTTCAAAACACTAAAAccaattcaaaatttggttcaAGCGTTTTTGTCGAGGTACATACAAAACCTGGAAGGCTGTACAATTTCCAATATTCTCTGGAATAGAACCAGTCAAGCTGTTGTTTCGGACATCACTGAACAGACAACTGAAACACATGAGCAATGAACCTGATCTGATGTAGCAGGCTGGTGATATATCAAGTTTGATATAAAGCACAGGTGACTTACAAGTACCACAGGCCCATGAGCTGACACATATTTGGCGAGAGAGTTCCGCCCAACTTGTTCCCACGCAAACCCCTGTAAGAGCACATAGCCGCACACGTTTTTAAACTAAACTTGGATGCAGAACTTAAAAAAATAGTTCATTAAAACATAGTAGTACTTGAATACACTTAAAATCCAAATTACTGTACTCACAAATATTGCAGTACTTCATTCCAATATATGAGTCTTGGTATTTCTCCGCTCAAACTATTTTGTGCCAAGTCACTGGAATGGTACAGTTTCTGACGTTAAGTACCAAAAGCTTaagtagaagaaaaaaaaaactctcattTCCTCTAGAGATTAAATTACTCTAAGACCAGTAATATCTTGAACATACAGAACTTTCAAGTTAGGAATCTGAGATAGTGTAGAAGGAATTGGACCAATCAACTGATTATTTTTCAAGATCCTGGCACCCACACAAATAATAACTGGTTTCAGATACCAAGCCAGATTATAGCAAAGAAAAGTTGCGCAAGAAAGTATGTTGACACAATTTTCGTAAATAGTCTACAACTGTGAAACAAACTTACAAGAATTCTAGTTGTTTCAGCTTGGAGATTGAAAGGGAATATCCCCATACAGCTCGTTGAAGGAAAAATCCCTGGTCACAAGTATCCAGTAAAGGTttaacccaaaaacaaaaacaaaaaaaaaaaactgagcaCAATTTGAAGGACATCTAAAAAGACTTAATCAAGTAGAAATGGCTGCATAGGTTCTACATGCCCTAGCAAATGTACTAATGTAGCTACATTAAATAAATGTTAAGTCTAATCAGGAGCTTACAAGCTTGTCAAAGCAGAACAATCACCAATCTCGTCTGGGATTTGTCCAGAAAGACGATTTCCCCTTAGATCACTGTCACATTGTTATGTGAAATCAATTTCCATAATAGTAACTTGTAAAAATGAAATCCAAAGATAAAGAGTAAAGCTACAAGCTTGAAGACAGTACATTGAAAGCAGTAAAGCACCAGGCTTGTTTATTCAGGGTCCAATCTCCCTGCACAATTCAAACATAAGAGTCATATAATATTTGATCATACAAGCATCCAAGTCAAATAATAATTGGGTTTTTGAACATTCTCATTCCAAATGATTTGAGAGATGTTAATATCTTTATGACTACGGAATAAGAAGGGTATATTAATGCAATTAAGGATAAATGTACCTGAGATTGAGGATCATTTGCAATTCGCCTTTCAGCATGCAAATATATTTCATATTGCTTGAGGATAGTTCCATGCTGTTGGATTAGCAAATCCAAGGAGTAAATTTCAGCATTATATGGATTTTATATAATCTTTGGGAAAATTATTTTATACCAGATTCTAATCCTCAAATGTCAGAAAATCTGTAAATTCCTTCATATTATGATGCAATAGCTCCGCCACGGTCTCATGTTTCCTCAATAAGAAATCGAAAATCgttaaaataaaaagagaacaTACAAGTACATCAACTCAAGAAACATGGTAAAAATTAATAGTTTTAGACGGACACATAGGCATCAATGTTGTTGCAGACAGTACCTTCTTTGAAGCAGATGAAGAAGCCTAAAGCTTACAATTTTTTGTCCTCCCAATCTCTCATAATatgtttattcatttttcctttttctttgctttCGTCCTTGCTCCTTGCACATCCAAACATAAATAAAATTCGGAACTTATTTTCAAAATCCACAATACTTTAGCAAACATCAAGAATTCAATCACACTAAGATATCCGTTTTGcaaaaacaaatttcagcaaaagAATCAAACCTTTTTTTTCCTAAGAACAAAAACCCATT contains:
- the LOC113761337 gene encoding LRR receptor-like serine/threonine-protein kinase ERECTA, whose product is MGIFPFNLQAETTRILKLYHSSDLAQNSLSGEIPRLIYWNEVLQYLGLRGNKLGGTLSPNMCQLMGLWYFCLFSDVRNNSLTGSIPENIGNCTAFQVLDLSYNQLTGEIPFNIGFLQVDTFGTKRSSSSHTERSLPKEKARKAATSRCRRSSSFI